In the genome of Rhinolophus ferrumequinum isolate MPI-CBG mRhiFer1 chromosome 24, mRhiFer1_v1.p, whole genome shotgun sequence, one region contains:
- the B4GALT7 gene encoding beta-1,4-galactosyltransferase 7 isoform X2, whose protein sequence is MFPSRRKASQLPWEDGRSRLLPGSLRRKCSVFHLFVACLLLGFLSLLWLQLSCSGDMARAARGQGQETPGPPRACPPEPPPEHWEEDPSWGPHRLAVLVPFRERFEELLVFVPHMHRFLSRKKIPHHIYVLNQVDHFRFNRAALINVGFLESGNSTDYIAMHDVDLLPLNEELDYGFPEAGPFHVASPELHPLYHYKTYVGGILLLSKQHYQLCNGMSNRFWGWGREDDEFYRRIRGAGLQESQLDTRHFATCMTQPGGRGTRSALQRKNRNNSRWTGREA, encoded by the exons GTCCAGGTTGCTCCCTGGCAGCCTCCGCCGGAAATGCTCCGTCTTCCACCTCTTCGTTGCCTGTCTCTTACTGGGCTTCCTCTCGCTGCTCTGGCTGCAGCTCAGCTGCTCTGGTGACATGGCCCGGGCAGCTAGGGGACAAGGGCAGGAGACCCCAGGCCCACCCCGAGCTTGCCCCCCAGAGCCACCCCCTGAACACTGGGAAGAAGACCCGTCGTGGGGCCCCCACCGCCTGGCGGTGCTGGTGCCCTTCCGCGAACGCTTCGAGGAGCTCCTGGTCTTTGTGCCCCACATGCACCGCTTCCTGAGCAGGAAGAAGATCCCGCACCACATCTATGTGCTCAACCAGGTGGATCACTTCAG GTTCAACCGGGCAGCACTCATCAACGTGGGCTTCCTGGAGAGTGGCAACAGCACAGACTACATCGCCATGCACGACGTGGACCTGCTCCCTCTGAACGAGGAGCTGGACTATGGCTTTCCCGAGGCAGGGCCCTTCCACGTGGCCTCGCCGGAGCTCCACCCGCTCTACCACTACAAGACCTACGTCGGCGGCATCCTGCTGCTTTCCAAGCAGCACTACCAGCTG TGCAACGGGATGTCCAACCGTTTCTGGGGCTGGGGCCGTGAGGACGATGAGTTCTACCGGCGCATCAGAGGAGCCGGCCTGCAG GAATCACAACTGGATACAAGACATTTCGCCACTTGCATGACCCAGCCTGGCGGAAGAGGGACCAGAAGCGCATTGCAGCGCAAAAACAG gAACAATTCAAGGTGGACCGGGAGGGAGGCCTGA
- the B4GALT7 gene encoding beta-1,4-galactosyltransferase 7 isoform X1, translating to MFPSRRKASQLPWEDGRSRLLPGSLRRKCSVFHLFVACLLLGFLSLLWLQLSCSGDMARAARGQGQETPGPPRACPPEPPPEHWEEDPSWGPHRLAVLVPFRERFEELLVFVPHMHRFLSRKKIPHHIYVLNQVDHFRFNRAALINVGFLESGNSTDYIAMHDVDLLPLNEELDYGFPEAGPFHVASPELHPLYHYKTYVGGILLLSKQHYQLCNGMSNRFWGWGREDDEFYRRIRGAGLQLFRPSGITTGYKTFRHLHDPAWRKRDQKRIAAQKQEQFKVDREGGLSTVKYRVDSRTALSVGGAPCTVLNIMLDCDKAATPWCTFG from the exons GTCCAGGTTGCTCCCTGGCAGCCTCCGCCGGAAATGCTCCGTCTTCCACCTCTTCGTTGCCTGTCTCTTACTGGGCTTCCTCTCGCTGCTCTGGCTGCAGCTCAGCTGCTCTGGTGACATGGCCCGGGCAGCTAGGGGACAAGGGCAGGAGACCCCAGGCCCACCCCGAGCTTGCCCCCCAGAGCCACCCCCTGAACACTGGGAAGAAGACCCGTCGTGGGGCCCCCACCGCCTGGCGGTGCTGGTGCCCTTCCGCGAACGCTTCGAGGAGCTCCTGGTCTTTGTGCCCCACATGCACCGCTTCCTGAGCAGGAAGAAGATCCCGCACCACATCTATGTGCTCAACCAGGTGGATCACTTCAG GTTCAACCGGGCAGCACTCATCAACGTGGGCTTCCTGGAGAGTGGCAACAGCACAGACTACATCGCCATGCACGACGTGGACCTGCTCCCTCTGAACGAGGAGCTGGACTATGGCTTTCCCGAGGCAGGGCCCTTCCACGTGGCCTCGCCGGAGCTCCACCCGCTCTACCACTACAAGACCTACGTCGGCGGCATCCTGCTGCTTTCCAAGCAGCACTACCAGCTG TGCAACGGGATGTCCAACCGTTTCTGGGGCTGGGGCCGTGAGGACGATGAGTTCTACCGGCGCATCAGAGGAGCCGGCCTGCAG CTATTCCGCCCCTCAGGAATCACAACTGGATACAAGACATTTCGCCACTTGCATGACCCAGCCTGGCGGAAGAGGGACCAGAAGCGCATTGCAGCGCAAAAACAG gAACAATTCAAGGTGGACCGGGAGGGAGGCCTGAGCACCGTGAAGTACCGTGTGGATTCCCGCACAGCCCTGTCTGTGGGAGGGGCCCCCTGCACTGTTCTCAATATCATGTTGGACTGTGACAAGGCTGCCACCCCCTGGTGCACATTTGGCTGA